In Scatophagus argus isolate fScaArg1 chromosome 5, fScaArg1.pri, whole genome shotgun sequence, a genomic segment contains:
- the kcne4 gene encoding potassium voltage-gated channel subfamily E member 4 — protein sequence MEHLENSTASPKRLFLHTQSTADSQADKSDGNAYLYILIVMSFYGVFLCGIMLGYFRSKRREKRRINIFTRLVHEEEQREWGALPKKHSLTFPSAVSGLRSVQVSLPFCGNHGNHFGHLHYEGALPSPLACALCTEQSSISSLCSSADTRVAIEEESDSGTAEEPEGNTKGGSENSGDDSG from the coding sequence ATGGAGCACCTGGAGAACTCCACAGCATCACCCAAACGCCTCTTCTTGCACACCCAGAGCACCGCGGATTCCCAGGCGGACAAAAGCGACGGGAACGCGTACCTATATATATTAATAGTCATGTCTTTCTACGGAGTCTTCCTCTGTGGTATAATGTTGGGCTACTTCCGCTccaaaaggagagagaaaaggaggatcAACATTTTTACGCGCCTGGTGCACGAAGAGGAGCAGCGGGAGTGGGGCGCGCTGCCAAAGAAACACAGCCTCACCTTTCCCTCCGCTGTCTCTGGACTGCGTTCAGTGCAAGTGTCCCTGCCTTTCTGCGGTAACCATGGAAACCACTTTGGACATCTCCACTACGAGGGCGCGTTGCCCTCTCCGCTGGCGTGCGCGCTGTGCACGGAGCAGAGCAGCATCAGCTCCCTGTGCTCCTCCGCGGACACGCGCGTCGCCATAGAGGAGGAGTCGGACAGCGGAACGGCGGAGGAACCAGAGGGGAACACGAAGGGAGGGTCCGAGAACAGCGGGGATGATTCGGGCTGA